From Hydra vulgaris chromosome 07, alternate assembly HydraT2T_AEP, a single genomic window includes:
- the LOC136082680 gene encoding zinc finger MYM-type protein 5-like, with protein MLRKYESGASKRRLKKERERMVAKLLKMTNFFSSNQTNMQFPQTVDNNKNNERKDENNNTENEVACQGPSNEIQEVESVESTMHNNELDSDTILREDPTLWPLQLKENERMKYLNKGYAFFQNKDFNFETSKRMFKNQYRYYLVKYFQKVMNNGEKCDRKWLMFSESTGCVFCYVCKLFSSNYDNVFVKGGFYNRIVAVIRFLAGRGLAFRGHNEVIGSPINGNYLGMLELLTQFDPVLKQHIDTFANKG; from the exons ATGCTGAGAAAATATGAAAGTGGAGCTTCTAAAAGAAGATTGAAGAAAGAGAGAGAGCGAATGGTAGctaaacttttgaaaatgacaaattttttttcatcaaaccaAACTAATATGCAATTTCCACAAACtgtagataataataaaaacaatgaaagaaaagatgaaaACAATAACACGGAAAATGAGGTAGCCTGCCAAGGTCCTTCAAATGAAATTCAAGAAGTTGAAAGTGTTGAATCTACAATGCATAATAATGAGCTTGACTCAG ataccATTCTACGCGAAGACCCTACTTTATGGCCATTACAATTAAAGGAAAATGAACGTATGAAGTATTTAAACAAAGGGTatgctttttttcaaaataaagactTTAATTTCGAAACTTCGAAGCGGATGTTCAAAAACCAGTACAGATATTATTtggttaaatattttcaaaaagtgatgAATAATGGCGAAAAGTGTGACCGAAAATGGTTAATGTTTTCTGAATCCACTGGATGTGTATTTTGTTATGTTTGCAAGTTGTTTTCATCCAATTACGACAACGTATTTGTCAAAGGTGGCTTTTACAATAGAATAGTAGCGGTTATTCGTTTTTTAGCCGGAAGAGGTTTAGCATTTCGAGGCCATAATGAAGTTATAGGATCGCCAATAAACGGAAATTACTTAGGCATGTTAGAACTGTTGACTCAATTTGATCCAGTTTTAAAGCAACACATTGACACTTTTGCAAATAAAGGCTAA